From a single Pyruvatibacter sp. genomic region:
- a CDS encoding pitrilysin family protein, with protein MAVQTTVLKNGITVATQRFDNVESVSLGAWFKAGTRNELDHEHGIAHMLEHMAFKGTANRNARELAEAVENVGGDINAATSVETTSFFVRVLKQDIALAVDVLADILQNSRFDADELEREKHVVLQELGAVVDTPDDVVFDHFAETAFRHQPVGRSILGTRQTICEFTSDMIRAYVEREYCGERMVFAATGAVDHDEIVKLVEARFSTMKTSAKGGDLRLAHYVGGDYREHRPLQDTQVVLGFEGRAYHVRDYYCSQVLAMLLGGAMSSRLFQEVREKHGLCYSIYAFHWGFSDTGIFGVHAATEPGDLPQLMDLVLGELSRAAYDIEQSELDRARAQFRASLLMSGESAPSRAGQIARQILLFGRPIPNEELLLRLDNLTVGRLRDLAGRIFVDSPPTVSAVGPVDSLMEIDDIRARLVAHAPNQGPMHHRRAAVG; from the coding sequence ATGGCAGTTCAGACCACCGTCCTGAAGAACGGAATAACCGTAGCGACCCAACGCTTCGACAATGTCGAGAGCGTCTCGCTGGGCGCTTGGTTCAAGGCCGGAACGCGCAACGAACTCGATCACGAGCACGGCATCGCCCACATGCTCGAACACATGGCCTTCAAGGGCACGGCCAATCGCAATGCGCGCGAACTGGCCGAGGCGGTGGAGAATGTCGGCGGCGACATCAACGCGGCGACGAGCGTCGAGACCACCTCCTTCTTCGTCCGCGTGCTCAAGCAGGACATCGCGCTGGCCGTCGACGTCCTGGCTGACATCCTTCAGAACTCGCGTTTCGATGCCGACGAGCTGGAGCGCGAAAAACACGTCGTGCTCCAGGAACTGGGCGCGGTCGTCGATACGCCCGACGACGTGGTCTTCGATCATTTCGCCGAGACCGCGTTCCGGCACCAGCCGGTCGGCCGGTCGATCCTGGGCACGCGTCAGACGATCTGCGAGTTCACCTCGGACATGATCCGCGCCTATGTCGAGCGCGAATATTGCGGCGAGCGGATGGTGTTCGCGGCGACCGGCGCGGTCGACCATGACGAGATCGTCAAGCTGGTCGAAGCGCGCTTTTCGACGATGAAGACCTCGGCGAAGGGCGGCGACCTGCGGCTTGCCCACTATGTCGGCGGTGATTATCGCGAGCATCGCCCGCTGCAGGACACGCAGGTCGTTCTCGGCTTCGAGGGCCGCGCCTATCACGTGCGCGACTATTATTGCAGCCAGGTGCTGGCGATGCTGCTCGGCGGCGCCATGTCCTCGCGCCTGTTCCAGGAAGTGCGTGAAAAGCACGGGCTGTGCTATTCGATCTATGCCTTTCACTGGGGCTTTTCCGACACCGGCATCTTCGGCGTGCACGCGGCCACCGAGCCGGGCGATCTGCCGCAGCTGATGGACCTGGTGCTGGGCGAACTGTCGCGGGCGGCCTACGACATCGAGCAGAGCGAACTCGACCGCGCCCGGGCCCAGTTTCGCGCCAGCCTTCTGATGTCCGGGGAGAGCGCACCCAGCCGCGCCGGCCAGATCGCGCGGCAGATCCTGCTGTTCGGCCGGCCGATCCCGAACGAGGAACTGCTGCTGCGGCTCGACAATCTGACCGTCGGGCGACTGCGCGACCTCGCCGGGCGTATCTTCGTGGAC
- the thrC gene encoding threonine synthase has translation MKFVSTRGLAPELGFRDVILAGLANDGGLYLPEQWPQLSHEQIAALRGGSFAEVAVAVMWPFVEGEIDRAVFEAIVAEAYGTFRHEAVCPLVQTGPNEFVLELFHGPTLAFKDVAMQLVSRLMDHVLAERNERATIVGATSGDTGGAAIDAFAGRERTDIFILFPLGRVSPVQQRQMTGSAASNVHALAVEGNFDDCQALVKAMFGHGTFRDRVRLSGVNSINWARIMAQIVYYFTSAIALGAPDRPVSFTVPTGNFGDIFAGYAAKRMGLPIDRLVIATNDNDILARTLAGGAYEMREVVPTTSPSMDIQISSNFERLLFEASGREAAYVRGAMDNLKQSHRFDLGTAVHRAIAADFEAGRADTEEAARMMAHLVSASGYRADPHTAVAIHVARQRAETAVPMVVLATAHPAKFPDAVEQATGERPALPEWLGDLMEREEHFATLPSDLKMVETHISARTRAAGGNERAG, from the coding sequence TTGAAGTTCGTTTCCACACGCGGTCTGGCGCCGGAACTGGGGTTCCGCGACGTGATCCTTGCCGGCCTCGCCAATGATGGCGGGCTCTATCTTCCTGAACAATGGCCGCAGCTGTCGCACGAGCAGATCGCCGCGCTGCGCGGCGGCTCCTTCGCCGAGGTCGCCGTGGCGGTGATGTGGCCGTTCGTCGAAGGCGAAATCGACCGGGCGGTCTTCGAGGCGATCGTCGCCGAGGCCTATGGCACGTTCCGGCACGAGGCCGTCTGCCCGCTGGTGCAGACCGGGCCGAACGAGTTCGTGCTGGAGCTGTTTCACGGGCCGACGCTGGCCTTCAAGGACGTGGCGATGCAGCTCGTCAGCCGCCTGATGGACCATGTGCTCGCCGAGCGCAACGAGCGCGCGACCATCGTCGGCGCGACATCGGGCGACACGGGCGGGGCGGCGATCGACGCCTTTGCCGGTCGCGAGCGCACCGACATCTTCATCCTGTTTCCGCTGGGGCGCGTGTCGCCCGTGCAGCAACGGCAGATGACCGGCTCGGCCGCATCCAACGTTCATGCGCTGGCTGTCGAAGGCAATTTCGACGACTGCCAGGCGCTGGTCAAAGCCATGTTCGGCCATGGCACGTTTCGCGACCGGGTGCGCCTTTCGGGCGTCAACTCGATCAACTGGGCCCGCATCATGGCCCAGATCGTCTACTACTTCACCTCGGCGATCGCGCTCGGCGCGCCGGACCGTCCGGTGTCGTTCACCGTTCCGACCGGTAATTTCGGCGACATCTTCGCCGGCTATGCGGCCAAGCGTATGGGGCTGCCGATCGACCGGCTGGTCATCGCCACCAACGACAACGACATCCTGGCGCGGACGCTTGCGGGCGGCGCCTACGAGATGCGCGAGGTCGTGCCGACCACCTCCCCGTCGATGGACATCCAGATCTCGTCGAATTTCGAACGGCTCCTGTTCGAAGCGTCGGGACGCGAGGCGGCCTATGTGCGCGGCGCGATGGACAATCTCAAGCAGTCGCACCGGTTCGATCTCGGCACGGCCGTGCACCGGGCGATCGCGGCGGATTTCGAGGCCGGGCGCGCCGATACCGAGGAAGCGGCGCGAATGATGGCACACCTTGTGTCGGCGTCGGGCTATCGCGCCGACCCGCACACGGCGGTCGCGATCCATGTCGCGCGCCAGCGGGCCGAGACCGCCGTTCCGATGGTGGTTCTGGCGACGGCGCATCCGGCCAAGTTTCCCGACGCGGTCGAGCAGGCCACGGGCGAGCGGCCCGCCCTGCCCGAATGGCTCGGCGACCTGATGGAGCGCGAGGAGCACTTCGCGACCCTTCCATCTGACCTGAAAATGGTGGAAACTCATATATCGGCCCGGACACGGGCCGCAGGAGGAAACGAAAGGGCCGGTTGA
- a CDS encoding site-specific DNA-methyltransferase gives MGPIAIFQIGCFMSRVHLTQSAAPTAGRSSPPALALDTIVKGDCVAAMDRLPEKSVDMIFADPPYNLQLDGTLHRPDQSKVDACDDHWDQFASFEAYDAFTRAWLLAARRVLKPTGTIWVIGSYHNIFRVGASLQDLGYWILNDVVWRKTNPMPNFRGRRFQNAHETLIWASRDQKAKSYTFNYESLKAANDDVQMRSDWLFPICNGGERLKDGAGEKVHPTQKPEALLARVLMAASRPGDVVLDPFFGTGTTGAVAKRLGRHFIGIEREQAYIDAAEARIAAVEPLDGANLTLVTGKRALPRVAFVSLIEAGLLAPGMTLTDSRRRWTATVQADGSLMTDGEQGSIHKTGARVQGLDACNGWTFWHFEEAGTLKPIDALRQKVRDGMTAAG, from the coding sequence ATGGGCCCGATCGCAATTTTCCAGATCGGGTGCTTCATGTCTCGCGTACACCTGACCCAATCGGCCGCACCGACGGCCGGCCGGTCCAGCCCGCCCGCCCTTGCCCTCGACACGATCGTCAAGGGCGACTGCGTCGCCGCCATGGATCGGCTTCCCGAGAAGTCGGTGGACATGATCTTCGCCGACCCGCCCTACAATCTGCAGCTCGACGGCACGCTTCACCGGCCCGATCAGTCCAAGGTCGATGCCTGCGACGACCATTGGGACCAGTTCGCTTCGTTCGAGGCCTATGACGCCTTCACCCGCGCATGGCTGCTGGCCGCCCGGCGCGTGCTCAAGCCGACCGGCACGATCTGGGTCATCGGCTCCTATCACAACATCTTCCGCGTCGGCGCCTCGCTGCAGGATCTGGGCTATTGGATCCTCAACGACGTCGTCTGGCGCAAGACCAACCCGATGCCGAACTTTCGCGGTCGCCGGTTCCAGAACGCGCACGAAACGCTGATCTGGGCGTCCCGCGACCAGAAGGCGAAGAGCTACACGTTCAACTATGAATCGCTCAAGGCGGCCAACGACGATGTCCAGATGCGCTCGGACTGGCTGTTTCCGATCTGCAACGGCGGCGAGCGTCTCAAGGACGGCGCCGGCGAGAAGGTCCATCCCACGCAGAAGCCCGAAGCGCTGCTCGCACGCGTGCTGATGGCCGCCTCCAGGCCCGGCGACGTGGTCCTCGATCCGTTCTTCGGCACCGGAACCACCGGAGCTGTCGCCAAGCGTCTCGGCAGGCACTTCATCGGCATCGAGCGTGAGCAGGCCTACATCGACGCCGCCGAGGCGCGGATCGCGGCGGTCGAACCGCTCGACGGCGCCAACCTGACGCTGGTCACCGGCAAGCGCGCCCTGCCGCGCGTCGCCTTCGTTTCGCTGATCGAGGCCGGCTTGCTCGCGCCGGGTATGACGCTGACCGACTCAAGGCGTCGCTGGACGGCGACCGTTCAGGCCGACGGGTCGCTCATGACCGATGGCGAGCAGGGCTCGATTCACAAGACCGGCGCGCGCGTGCAGGGGCTCGACGCCTGCAACGGCTGGACCTTTTGGCATTTCGAGGAGGCCGGAACGCTCAAGCCCATTGATGCGTTACGACAAAAGGTCCGCGACGGCATGACCGCGGCGGGCTGA
- a CDS encoding HAD family phosphatase produces MTIRHIVFDIGKVLIHYDPELPYRRIIPDAERRTWFLANVCTSDWNLEQDRGRPWDEAEAELIAAHPDWETEIRAFRAHWHEMVPHAFDGTVSILLGLIEEGRDITFLTNFAADTFVEAQELYPFLKAGRGVTVSGRVRVIKPDPAIYDLHTRTFDLDPEATLFIDDNADNVDAARAFGWNAVRFENAEALQADLQRFDLRLD; encoded by the coding sequence ATGACAATCCGCCACATCGTCTTCGACATCGGCAAGGTGCTGATCCATTACGATCCCGAACTTCCCTACCGGAGGATCATTCCCGACGCGGAAAGGCGGACCTGGTTTCTGGCCAATGTGTGCACATCCGACTGGAACCTCGAACAGGATCGCGGGCGGCCGTGGGACGAGGCGGAAGCCGAACTGATCGCGGCCCATCCGGACTGGGAGACGGAAATCCGTGCCTTCCGCGCGCACTGGCACGAAATGGTGCCGCACGCCTTTGACGGCACGGTCTCCATCCTGCTCGGCCTCATCGAAGAGGGGCGCGACATCACCTTCCTGACCAATTTCGCCGCCGACACGTTCGTCGAGGCGCAGGAACTCTATCCGTTCCTGAAGGCTGGACGCGGCGTGACGGTTTCGGGCCGGGTTCGCGTCATCAAGCCCGATCCGGCCATATACGATCTTCACACGCGGACATTCGATCTCGACCCCGAGGCGACGCTGTTCATCGACGACAATGCCGACAATGTCGATGCGGCCCGGGCGTTCGGATGGAACGCCGTGCGGTTCGAAAACGCCGAAGCGCTGCAGGCGGACCTGCAGCGCTTCGATCTTCGCCTGGATTGA
- the mutY gene encoding A/G-specific adenine glycosylase translates to MSAAADSDLPSPAARKLLAWYDNHARDLPWRVGPAERARGVRPDPYRVWLSEIMLQQTTVAAVRAYFHTFTTRWPTVAALAAAPEDDILKAWAGLGYYSRARNLKKCADAIVADHGGTFPRTVEGLRALPGIGEYTSNAIAAIAFDVPAPVVDGNVERVVARLDAIDTALPRAKPEVRAVVAGMLDADRPGDFAQAMMDLGATICTPKRPACLHCPLRQDCRALATGDPERFPVKAPKKDKPKRVGAAFVLVRPDGAVLLEKRGGTGLLAGMTQVPTTGWTARADGETGREAAPFQTFDWVRCGTVAHVFTHFSLDLTVWRATGDLAPRAGQWWSPAEELGGEALPTVMKKAIGCALPGTF, encoded by the coding sequence ATGTCCGCCGCCGCCGATTCCGACCTCCCCTCCCCCGCCGCCCGCAAGCTGCTCGCCTGGTATGACAATCACGCCCGCGATCTGCCCTGGCGCGTCGGCCCGGCCGAGCGGGCGCGCGGGGTACGGCCCGATCCGTACCGCGTCTGGCTGTCGGAAATCATGCTCCAGCAGACAACGGTGGCCGCCGTGCGTGCCTATTTTCACACTTTCACCACGCGCTGGCCGACCGTCGCCGCGCTCGCGGCCGCGCCCGAGGACGATATCCTCAAGGCCTGGGCCGGGCTCGGCTATTATTCGCGGGCGCGCAACCTGAAGAAATGCGCCGATGCGATCGTCGCCGACCATGGCGGCACCTTTCCGCGGACCGTCGAAGGGCTGCGCGCGCTGCCGGGCATCGGCGAGTACACCTCCAACGCCATCGCGGCGATTGCCTTCGATGTGCCCGCCCCGGTCGTCGACGGCAATGTCGAACGGGTGGTCGCGCGGCTTGATGCGATCGACACGGCGCTGCCGCGGGCCAAGCCGGAGGTCCGGGCGGTCGTCGCCGGGATGCTCGATGCCGACCGGCCCGGCGATTTCGCCCAGGCGATGATGGATCTAGGCGCGACCATCTGCACGCCGAAACGGCCGGCGTGCCTGCATTGTCCGTTGCGGCAGGACTGCCGGGCGCTGGCGACTGGCGATCCGGAGCGCTTCCCCGTCAAGGCGCCCAAAAAGGACAAGCCGAAGCGCGTCGGCGCGGCGTTCGTGCTGGTCCGGCCCGACGGCGCGGTGCTTCTGGAAAAGCGGGGAGGCACGGGGCTCCTGGCCGGGATGACGCAGGTGCCGACCACGGGCTGGACGGCGCGCGCCGACGGCGAGACCGGCCGCGAGGCCGCGCCGTTCCAAACGTTCGACTGGGTCCGATGCGGCACCGTCGCCCATGTGTTCACGCATTTTTCGCTCGACCTGACGGTCTGGCGCGCCACCGGCGATCTCGCCCCGCGTGCCGGCCAGTGGTGGTCGCCAGCGGAGGAACTCGGCGGCGAAGCGCTGCCGACCGTCATGAAGAAGGCAATCGGCTGTGCTCTACCGGGCACGTTCTGA
- a CDS encoding DciA family protein, which yields MAASSPSGELLWSVMAKPAARLVNAVLDPVLAKRAGLSLAVVDAWPEIAGARIADCSCPLKINWPRRAHEDDPFEPGVLVVAADAMAALHIQHQSGEIVSRINAFMGFQAIARVKLVQKTVTPAPPPERRARPLTDAEKGRIDALANDFDDEGLREAVRRLGHSVIAERPRH from the coding sequence ATGGCCGCTTCATCGCCGTCGGGCGAACTGCTATGGTCGGTCATGGCCAAACCCGCTGCCCGCCTCGTCAACGCCGTGCTCGACCCGGTTCTCGCAAAGCGCGCAGGACTGTCGCTGGCGGTCGTCGACGCTTGGCCGGAAATCGCCGGCGCGCGCATCGCCGATTGCTCGTGCCCGCTGAAGATCAACTGGCCGCGCCGCGCCCACGAGGACGATCCGTTCGAACCCGGTGTGCTCGTCGTCGCCGCCGACGCGATGGCGGCTTTGCACATCCAGCATCAGTCGGGCGAAATCGTCTCACGCATCAACGCCTTCATGGGGTTTCAGGCGATCGCCCGCGTCAAGCTGGTGCAGAAGACGGTTACGCCCGCGCCACCGCCCGAAAGGCGGGCGAGACCGTTGACCGACGCCGAAAAGGGTCGGATCGACGCGCTGGCGAACGATTTCGACGATGAAGGCCTGCGCGAGGCGGTGCGCCGGCTCGGCCACAGCGTCATCGCCGAGCGGCCACGCCATTGA
- a CDS encoding DUF393 domain-containing protein gives MGSRAISAGMEKNRAKRQTSDPRKGGPVIAVFHDGDCPVCRLEVGYYGRLDRAGRIDWVDITALTDAQLPAGKSRDDLLGRFHVREIGGDKWHVGVDAFARIWRELPYWRHFAFLFSVPGLRGLAELGYRGFLRWQRWHRARRRQRHGQTA, from the coding sequence TTGGGCTCGCGCGCTATCTCCGCCGGCATGGAGAAGAACAGGGCGAAACGGCAAACCTCCGACCCGCGCAAGGGCGGCCCCGTCATCGCGGTCTTCCACGATGGCGATTGCCCGGTCTGCCGCCTCGAGGTGGGCTACTACGGGCGGCTCGACCGGGCCGGGCGAATCGACTGGGTCGACATCACCGCGTTGACCGACGCCCAACTGCCTGCCGGAAAGAGCCGCGACGACCTGCTCGGCCGCTTTCACGTGCGCGAGATCGGCGGCGATAAATGGCATGTCGGCGTCGACGCGTTCGCCCGCATCTGGCGCGAACTGCCCTACTGGCGGCATTTCGCGTTCCTGTTTTCCGTGCCGGGGCTTCGCGGGCTGGCCGAATTGGGCTATCGGGGGTTCCTGCGCTGGCAGCGATGGCACCGCGCCCGCCGCCGGCAACGCCACGGCCAGACCGCCTGA
- a CDS encoding YcgN family cysteine cluster protein, whose product MSADPARSRPFWETKTLAEMTAGEWESLCDGCGKCCMSKLIDEDTEEIHYTTVACRLFDAASCRCSDYENRQARVPDCVRLTPDNVGRLAWLPSTCAYRLIDDGKPLFDWHPLVSGDPMSVHEAGVSVFGRITAREQHMAHDGEYLDHLVDGEL is encoded by the coding sequence ATGTCCGCCGATCCGGCACGATCCCGCCCGTTCTGGGAGACCAAGACGCTTGCCGAGATGACGGCCGGCGAATGGGAAAGCCTGTGCGACGGCTGCGGCAAGTGCTGCATGTCCAAGCTGATCGACGAGGACACCGAGGAGATCCACTATACCACGGTCGCCTGCCGCCTGTTCGACGCGGCGAGCTGCCGTTGTTCGGACTATGAGAACCGGCAGGCAAGGGTGCCCGACTGCGTGCGCCTGACGCCGGACAATGTCGGCCGGCTGGCCTGGCTGCCCTCCACCTGCGCCTATCGGCTGATCGACGACGGCAAGCCGCTGTTTGACTGGCATCCGCTCGTTTCCGGCGATCCGATGAGCGTTCACGAGGCCGGTGTTTCCGTGTTCGGCCGGATCACGGCGCGCGAACAGCACATGGCCCATGACGGTGAATATCTCGATCATCTGGTCGACGGGGAACTGTGA
- a CDS encoding ketosteroid isomerase-related protein produces the protein MSQADTRALIERYFAAFNASDFDAMDELLHEDVAHDINQGGREIGRQAFRRFNAMMSRHYRETLRDIEIMVSESGVRAAAEFTVDGQYIATAEGLPPADGQNYSLPAGIFFEIDDGRISRVTTYYNLKQWIAQVS, from the coding sequence GTGAGCCAAGCCGACACCCGCGCGCTGATCGAGCGCTATTTCGCCGCGTTCAACGCCAGCGATTTCGACGCGATGGACGAACTGCTGCACGAGGACGTCGCCCACGACATCAACCAGGGCGGGCGCGAGATTGGCCGTCAGGCCTTCCGGCGGTTCAACGCCATGATGTCGCGGCACTATCGCGAGACGCTCAGGGACATCGAGATCATGGTCTCCGAGAGCGGCGTGCGCGCGGCCGCCGAGTTCACCGTCGACGGCCAGTACATTGCCACCGCCGAGGGCCTGCCGCCGGCGGACGGCCAGAACTATTCGCTGCCCGCCGGCATCTTCTTCGAGATCGACGACGGCCGCATCAGCCGGGTGACGACCTACTACAATCTCAAGCAGTGGATCGCCCAGGTTTCTTGA
- a CDS encoding GNAT family N-acetyltransferase codes for MTDTLDVRPLSRAEAAARFDDLAGLRITVFRAFPYLYDGDMAYERDYLATYMEAPGAFIAGAFDGDALVGASTAAPLGEHKAAFAEPFAARGLDPDDFFYFGESVLLPAYRGRGAGVAFFDLREAEARRQGFAHCLFSAVIRPEDHPMRPADYVPLDDFWRKRGYRRLEGVRTSFAWKDIGETGETEKPMEYWVKSLG; via the coding sequence GTGACGGACACGTTGGATGTGCGCCCGCTCTCGCGCGCCGAAGCCGCCGCGCGCTTCGACGATCTCGCCGGTCTGCGCATCACCGTCTTCCGCGCCTTTCCCTATCTCTATGATGGCGACATGGCCTATGAGCGCGACTATCTGGCGACCTACATGGAGGCGCCGGGCGCGTTCATCGCAGGCGCGTTCGACGGCGATGCGCTCGTTGGCGCCTCGACCGCCGCGCCGCTCGGCGAGCACAAGGCCGCCTTCGCCGAACCGTTCGCCGCGCGCGGGCTCGACCCGGACGATTTCTTCTATTTCGGCGAATCGGTGCTGCTGCCGGCCTATCGCGGCCGCGGTGCAGGCGTCGCCTTCTTCGACCTGCGCGAGGCCGAGGCGCGTCGGCAGGGCTTTGCCCATTGCCTGTTCTCCGCCGTCATCCGGCCCGAGGACCATCCGATGCGGCCGGCCGACTACGTGCCGCTCGACGATTTCTGGCGCAAGCGCGGCTACCGCCGGCTCGAAGGGGTTCGCACCAGCTTTGCCTGGAAGGATATCGGCGAGACGGGCGAGACCGAAAAGCCGATGGAATACTGGGTGAAATCTCTCGGCTGA
- a CDS encoding YHS domain-containing (seleno)protein has protein sequence MSAHVVRGKVKAATARLDRRAFLALGGGALATALMAAGARKARAEKLNLDGGVAIKGHDPVAYFASGEAVPGDPAITADHDGATYRFASAENRQTFLAEPERYAPQYGGFCAYAVANGYTAPIDPEAFTVHDGKLYLNFSKGVRSRWERDIPGNITRGDANWPSLSAG, from the coding sequence ATGTCCGCTCATGTTGTCCGTGGAAAGGTCAAGGCCGCAACAGCAAGGCTCGACCGTCGCGCCTTTCTGGCGCTCGGCGGCGGCGCGCTGGCCACCGCCCTGATGGCGGCGGGTGCGCGCAAGGCGCGTGCCGAAAAGCTCAACCTCGACGGCGGCGTCGCGATAAAGGGGCACGATCCGGTCGCCTATTTCGCATCGGGCGAAGCCGTGCCGGGCGATCCGGCGATCACGGCAGACCATGACGGCGCCACCTACCGGTTCGCTTCGGCCGAAAACCGACAGACCTTCCTCGCCGAGCCCGAACGCTACGCCCCGCAATATGGCGGCTTCTGCGCCTATGCGGTCGCCAACGGCTACACCGCGCCGATCGACCCGGAGGCCTTCACGGTCCACGACGGAAAGCTCTATCTGAACTTCTCCAAGGGCGTGCGCAGCCGCTGGGAGCGCGACATCCCCGGCAACATCACCCGGGGCGACGCCAACTGGCCGTCTCTGTCGGCCGGCTGA
- a CDS encoding SIMPL domain-containing protein: protein MTHKSLLPAIAVGALIMTGVGPATADENDVTPQISVSATGSAEVAPDMAVINLTVVREAETAREALDANTAAMSEVLAAMQAEGIAERDLQTSNFNIQPRYVYPEPVDGERPAPRIVGYEVSNSLTVRIRDLERVGAILDTSVTLGVNRGGGIRFTNDDPAEAIAQARSEAMRNAIAKAETLTEAAGIGLGRILSISENSNGPRPMAIERAAVMQSDMGNAAPVPVAAGENSYQVTVNVTFELDQ, encoded by the coding sequence TTGACCCATAAAAGCCTCCTGCCCGCCATCGCCGTCGGCGCCCTCATCATGACCGGCGTCGGCCCGGCAACCGCCGACGAGAACGATGTGACGCCCCAGATATCGGTCTCGGCGACCGGCAGCGCCGAGGTCGCGCCCGACATGGCGGTGATCAACCTGACCGTGGTGCGCGAAGCCGAAACCGCGCGCGAGGCGCTCGATGCGAACACGGCGGCGATGAGCGAGGTGCTCGCGGCGATGCAGGCCGAGGGGATTGCCGAGCGCGACCTTCAGACCTCGAACTTCAACATCCAGCCGCGCTACGTCTATCCCGAACCGGTCGACGGCGAGCGGCCCGCCCCGCGCATCGTCGGCTACGAGGTCTCCAACTCGCTGACCGTGCGCATCCGCGACCTCGAGCGCGTGGGCGCCATTCTCGACACCTCGGTCACCCTCGGCGTCAATCGGGGCGGCGGCATCCGCTTCACCAATGACGATCCGGCCGAGGCGATCGCGCAGGCACGCTCCGAGGCGATGCGCAACGCCATCGCCAAGGCCGAGACGCTGACCGAAGCGGCCGGCATCGGTCTGGGACGCATCCTGTCGATCTCTGAGAATTCGAACGGGCCCCGCCCTATGGCGATCGAGCGGGCCGCCGTCATGCAGTCGGACATGGGCAATGCGGCACCGGTGCCGGTGGCGGCGGGCGAGAACAGCTATCAGGTGACCGTCAACGTCACCTTCGAACTCGACCAGTAG
- a CDS encoding FAD-dependent oxidoreductase: MVERVVIVGGSHAAVSVADDLRKHGFEGSVTLISEEAVLPYQRPPLSKAYMSGEMSLERLKLRPEHWYDDQNVQAHLSSRVIAVDRQAREVVTEEGARICYDALVLATGAHARTLPDDFGGALSNVHTMRDLGDADALMAKMVPGRRLVVIGGGYIGLEAAAEAAKKGMAVTVVEAAPRILQRVACRETADAFRALHESHGVTILENTQIARIADDGTGTAAAVELEDGTSLPCDLVVVGIGIVPNAELAEAAGLEVAVGISVDAHGRTSDPAIYACGDCTVFPFHHTPTRLESVQNAHDQAGIVAANIMGQDTEYDPHPWFWSDQYDMKLQIAGFNRGYDRVVARPGKREGSISHFYFAGETFLAVDCLNDAATYAMSRKILAEGKPLTPDMVADEAFDLRGFAR, translated from the coding sequence TTGGTCGAACGTGTCGTCATAGTCGGGGGCAGCCATGCCGCCGTGTCGGTCGCCGACGATCTGCGCAAGCATGGCTTCGAGGGATCGGTGACGCTGATCAGCGAGGAAGCGGTCCTGCCCTACCAGCGCCCGCCGCTCTCGAAGGCGTACATGTCCGGCGAGATGAGTCTCGAGCGCCTCAAGCTGCGGCCCGAGCACTGGTACGACGACCAGAACGTGCAGGCCCACCTGTCGAGCCGCGTGATCGCCGTCGACCGGCAGGCGCGTGAGGTGGTGACCGAAGAGGGCGCGCGGATCTGCTATGACGCGCTGGTGCTGGCGACCGGCGCCCACGCGCGCACACTGCCCGACGATTTCGGCGGCGCGCTCTCGAACGTCCACACCATGCGCGATCTGGGCGATGCCGACGCGCTGATGGCGAAGATGGTGCCCGGCCGCAGGCTCGTCGTCATCGGCGGGGGCTATATCGGGCTCGAGGCAGCGGCGGAAGCGGCCAAGAAGGGCATGGCGGTGACCGTCGTCGAGGCCGCGCCGCGCATTCTGCAGCGGGTGGCCTGCCGCGAGACGGCCGACGCGTTCCGCGCGCTGCACGAAAGCCATGGCGTGACCATTCTCGAGAACACGCAGATCGCCCGGATCGCGGACGACGGAACCGGCACGGCGGCCGCCGTCGAACTGGAAGACGGCACGTCGCTGCCGTGCGATCTCGTCGTCGTCGGCATCGGCATCGTGCCCAACGCCGAACTGGCCGAGGCGGCCGGGCTCGAAGTGGCGGTCGGCATTTCGGTCGACGCGCATGGCCGGACCTCCGATCCGGCGATCTATGCCTGTGGCGACTGCACCGTCTTTCCGTTCCACCACACGCCGACGCGGCTCGAATCGGTGCAGAACGCGCACGATCAGGCCGGCATCGTCGCCGCCAACATCATGGGCCAGGACACCGAATACGATCCGCATCCGTGGTTCTGGTCGGACCAGTACGACATGAAGCTGCAGATCGCCGGCTTCAATCGCGGCTATGACCGCGTCGTCGCCCGGCCCGGCAAGCGCGAGGGCAGCATCTCGCATTTCTATTTCGCGGGCGAGACGTTCCTGGCGGTCGACTGCCTGAACGATGCGGCGACCTATGCGATGAGCCGAAAGATCCTCGCCGAGGGCAAACCGCTGACGCCGGACATGGTGGCCGACGAAGCGTTCGACCTGCGCGGCTTTGCCAGATAG